A part of Planococcus sp. MB-3u-03 genomic DNA contains:
- the galE gene encoding UDP-glucose 4-epimerase GalE, with protein sequence MNILVTGGAGYIGSHTCVALLDAGHSVIIADNLSNSKKETIKTISKITSKEVLFYEIDVTNEKLVEEVFISHDIDGVIHFAGYKAVGESVMKPFEYYHNNLVSTMVLANACQKFQIKKFVFSSSATVYGENSVPFIETMNLLPTTNPYGETKAMSERILSDIANANPSISLSILRYFNPVGAHESGLIGESPNGIPNNLMPYITQVAKGKLEKLWIFGNDYKTIDGTGIRDYIHVVDLANGHVAALENQTAGINVYNLGTGKGTSVLELVNAFEKANNISVPYEITNRRSGDIASCYADVSKAEKELGWRALRDIIIMCRDSWRFEKSYTEEKIIT encoded by the coding sequence ATGAATATTTTAGTAACCGGTGGTGCTGGATACATTGGATCGCATACATGTGTAGCTTTATTAGATGCCGGACACTCAGTAATCATTGCTGATAACCTATCAAATAGTAAAAAGGAAACCATTAAAACTATATCCAAGATCACAAGCAAAGAAGTTCTTTTTTATGAAATTGATGTCACTAATGAAAAGTTGGTTGAGGAAGTTTTCATTAGTCATGATATTGACGGTGTTATTCATTTTGCAGGATATAAGGCTGTAGGTGAATCAGTAATGAAACCATTTGAGTATTATCATAATAATCTTGTTAGCACTATGGTTTTAGCAAATGCTTGTCAGAAATTTCAGATAAAAAAATTTGTATTTAGTTCTTCTGCCACTGTATATGGAGAAAATTCGGTACCTTTTATTGAGACGATGAATCTTTTACCTACAACTAATCCTTATGGTGAAACGAAAGCTATGAGTGAAAGAATTTTATCTGACATTGCAAATGCAAACCCCTCAATTTCTTTGTCAATTCTACGTTACTTTAATCCAGTTGGAGCCCATGAAAGTGGTCTAATTGGAGAATCACCTAACGGAATACCAAACAATTTAATGCCATACATAACTCAAGTTGCAAAAGGGAAACTTGAAAAATTATGGATATTTGGAAATGATTACAAAACAATTGATGGCACAGGGATTAGAGATTATATTCACGTTGTAGATCTTGCAAATGGTCATGTCGCGGCATTAGAAAATCAAACTGCTGGAATCAATGTTTATAATTTAGGTACCGGTAAAGGTACAAGTGTATTAGAATTAGTCAATGCTTTTGAAAAAGCAAACAATATTTCAGTTCCATATGAAATTACAAACAGAAGATCTGGGGATATTGCATCGTGCTATGCAGATGTTTCAAAAGCAGAGAAAGAACTAGGGTGGAGAGCTTTACGGGATATCATCATCATGTGTCGAGACTCATGGCGGTTTGAGAAAAGTTATACCGAAGAAAAAATAATAACTTAA
- the nagE gene encoding N-acetylglucosamine-specific PTS transporter subunit IIBC, with protein MFGFLQKIGKSLMFPIATLPAAALLLRFGQDDLLGIPFMSAAGAGIIDNLAIIFAMGLAMGLAHDGSGGAALAGAIAYLVLTSAIVTINETIDMGVFAGIISGIVAGLLYNKFYNVKFPQWLAFFGGRRFVPIITAAAMTILAGVLGVAWPPIQDLIDGAGNWILNAGMFGVGAYGFLNRLLLPTGLHHVINTIVWFDFGTFTTASGEVVRGEINRFLRGDPTAGPFLSGFFPIMMFGLPAACLAMYAAAKKERKALVGGMFFSIGFTSFLTGITEPIEFTFMFLSPVLYVVHALLTGVSMMVAYALDIHHGFGFSAGAIDYVLNFGLATNPLILLLVGLVFGVIYFFIFYFLIVKLDLKTPGREDEDEDADNLGSGDNALDVRAYHTIEALGGADNIVATEYCTTRLRMTLKDADLVDEKALKRHGAMGVMKINKTNVQVVIGTAVEFLGDAMKPRVASGNPAPEAGTETAAVAETTSEEPAMKEIIPKDFEMPIQGKIIPLSEVPDDVFAKEMMGPGFAILPTGNVLHSPVDGRVVSVFPTKHAIGIETDTGIEILIHVGLDTVKLDGEGFELFVEQGQLVQRGDKLLKLDLEFLDANAPSLATPVIFTNLIDQKVIVLKDGDQPQGTHSIVKIE; from the coding sequence ATGTTTGGTTTTCTTCAAAAAATAGGGAAGTCGTTGATGTTCCCGATAGCGACATTGCCGGCTGCGGCTTTGTTGCTGCGTTTTGGACAGGATGATTTGCTTGGGATCCCGTTCATGTCGGCAGCTGGTGCGGGGATTATCGATAACTTGGCGATCATCTTTGCGATGGGGCTTGCGATGGGGCTTGCACATGATGGCAGCGGGGGAGCGGCATTGGCCGGTGCGATTGCGTATCTGGTGTTGACCTCCGCGATTGTCACGATCAACGAGACGATCGATATGGGCGTCTTTGCCGGAATTATTTCCGGGATTGTCGCAGGTCTCTTGTACAATAAATTCTATAATGTGAAATTTCCGCAATGGCTGGCCTTTTTCGGCGGCAGGCGTTTTGTGCCGATTATCACCGCAGCCGCCATGACCATTTTGGCGGGTGTGCTCGGTGTTGCCTGGCCTCCGATCCAGGATCTTATTGACGGTGCCGGCAACTGGATTTTGAATGCAGGCATGTTTGGCGTTGGCGCGTACGGGTTCTTGAACCGCCTGTTGTTGCCGACGGGGCTTCACCACGTTATCAATACAATTGTCTGGTTTGATTTTGGCACATTCACCACTGCCAGTGGAGAAGTCGTGCGCGGGGAAATTAACCGTTTCCTTAGAGGAGACCCAACGGCAGGTCCATTCCTGTCCGGGTTCTTCCCAATCATGATGTTTGGTTTACCGGCTGCGTGTCTTGCGATGTACGCAGCAGCGAAAAAAGAACGCAAAGCATTGGTTGGCGGGATGTTCTTCAGTATCGGCTTTACGTCATTTTTAACAGGGATCACCGAACCGATTGAGTTTACGTTCATGTTCTTGTCGCCTGTTTTGTATGTTGTCCACGCGCTACTAACGGGCGTATCGATGATGGTCGCTTATGCTTTGGATATTCATCACGGTTTCGGCTTTTCAGCCGGAGCGATTGACTATGTGCTGAATTTCGGACTCGCTACCAACCCGCTCATTTTATTGTTGGTGGGACTCGTGTTCGGCGTCATTTACTTCTTCATCTTCTATTTCTTGATCGTCAAACTGGATTTGAAAACACCTGGCCGTGAAGACGAAGACGAGGATGCAGACAATCTAGGTTCAGGCGATAATGCCCTTGATGTTCGGGCGTATCACACCATTGAAGCACTGGGCGGCGCGGATAATATTGTCGCGACCGAGTACTGCACGACGCGTCTGCGCATGACGCTGAAAGATGCAGATCTCGTCGATGAAAAAGCGCTGAAGCGTCATGGGGCGATGGGCGTCATGAAAATTAATAAAACAAATGTACAAGTAGTCATCGGAACGGCTGTGGAATTCCTAGGAGATGCAATGAAACCGCGTGTGGCAAGCGGCAACCCGGCTCCTGAGGCGGGTACGGAAACCGCAGCGGTCGCAGAAACGACGAGCGAGGAACCGGCAATGAAAGAAATCATCCCGAAAGATTTCGAAATGCCAATCCAAGGGAAAATCATTCCGCTCTCGGAAGTGCCGGATGACGTGTTTGCAAAAGAAATGATGGGGCCTGGATTTGCCATCTTGCCAACTGGAAACGTTCTTCATTCACCAGTTGACGGCCGTGTGGTCAGCGTATTCCCGACGAAGCACGCGATCGGCATCGAGACCGATACCGGCATTGAAATTCTGATCCACGTCGGCTTGGATACGGTGAAACTGGACGGCGAAGGCTTTGAGCTATTCGTAGAACAAGGGCAATTGGTCCAGCGCGGCGACAAATTGCTGAAGTTGGATCTGGAATTCTTGGATGCCAATGCACCGTCTCTCGCAACGCCAGTCATCTTTACCAATCTAATAGACCAAAAAGTCATCGTCTTGAAAGATGGCGATCAACCGCAAGGAACCCATTCCATTGTAAAAATTGAATAG
- a CDS encoding phosphocarrier protein HPr produces the protein MIEKTYTIISDEGLHARPASKLVGAVSPFSADVKMLYKEREVNLKSIMGVMSLGVSKGHTIKITADGSDEESLMAKVEELIVAEGLGKV, from the coding sequence ATGATTGAAAAAACGTACACCATCATCAGCGACGAAGGGCTACATGCACGACCAGCTTCGAAATTAGTAGGAGCGGTGTCGCCGTTTTCTGCAGATGTCAAAATGCTCTATAAAGAAAGAGAAGTAAACTTGAAGTCCATTATGGGCGTCATGTCACTCGGCGTCTCAAAAGGCCACACGATCAAAATTACAGCCGATGGCAGCGATGAAGAATCCCTTATGGCCAAAGTGGAAGAATTGATCGTAGCGGAAGGTCTTGGGAAAGTGTAA
- a CDS encoding SIS domain-containing protein, translated as MLSDYFKQVQERLELVEKQAGPAMLVAAEKVAEAIHAGGIIQLFGCGHSHILTEEVFYRAGGLVPVKPIFVEPLMLHEGAVRSSQLERENGYASGFLEEQDFRPGDVVFVISTSGRNPVPVDVALAAREKGAFVIGITSLDYSGSQSSRHDTGKYLSDSVDLVIDNHSVSGDAILSYETVEVPFGPTSTVVGATMLNAIFAEAIKRMADSGFAPPIFLSGNIDGADAHNTRLIEKYRERILLL; from the coding sequence ATGTTAAGCGATTATTTTAAACAAGTGCAGGAACGCTTGGAGCTTGTGGAAAAACAAGCGGGGCCGGCGATGCTTGTGGCGGCCGAAAAAGTGGCCGAGGCGATCCACGCAGGTGGCATCATTCAATTGTTTGGCTGCGGCCATTCGCATATTTTGACAGAAGAAGTATTCTACCGCGCCGGTGGATTGGTGCCGGTCAAGCCGATTTTTGTGGAGCCGCTTATGCTGCACGAAGGTGCGGTCCGATCTTCTCAATTGGAGCGGGAGAACGGCTACGCTAGCGGGTTCTTGGAGGAACAGGATTTCCGTCCTGGCGATGTGGTTTTTGTCATCTCCACTTCCGGCCGCAACCCGGTGCCGGTAGATGTGGCACTCGCGGCTCGTGAGAAAGGCGCGTTTGTCATTGGTATCACATCACTCGACTATTCGGGTAGCCAATCGTCGCGTCATGACACTGGCAAGTACTTGTCTGATTCAGTTGATTTGGTTATCGATAATCATTCGGTGTCAGGCGATGCGATTTTGTCTTATGAAACTGTCGAGGTTCCCTTTGGGCCGACTTCCACGGTGGTCGGCGCGACGATGTTAAATGCCATTTTCGCGGAAGCTATTAAGCGTATGGCTGATTCCGGCTTTGCGCCGCCCATTTTTTTGAGCGGTAATATTGATGGAGCGGATGCGCATAATACGCGGCTCATTGAGAAGTATCGGGAGCGGATTTTGTTGTTGTAG
- the nagA gene encoding N-acetylglucosamine-6-phosphate deacetylase: MKNSLLVSGITIADAVEESVVGDILIEDGKISRVAEKIDVEADVHIEASGKNWTAFPGFIDVHIHGAAGHDAMDATPEALIGLAEALPKEGTTSFLATTMTQSDEAISAALENIREFQASEGQAEMLGVHLEGPFISAERAGAQPIEHIVEASYPSFREWQKKSGNQIRLVTLAPETQGAMEFIKKLTEDKVVASIGHSDATFEEVQAAVRSGASHVTHLYNQMSPFHHRKPGVVGAALMEQGLMVELIADFIHSHPASVEMAYRQKGAERLMLITDAMRAKGLPPGVYDLGGQDVQVTNKDARLADGTLAGSILTMDRAIQNVQSITGCSVNELVAMTSANAANELGLADKGKIRDGADADIAILDDDLNVQLTICRGTIAYRKE; the protein is encoded by the coding sequence GTGAAGAACAGCCTATTGGTTTCGGGCATCACCATTGCGGATGCGGTGGAAGAAAGTGTTGTAGGGGATATCCTCATCGAAGACGGCAAAATAAGCCGCGTGGCTGAAAAGATCGACGTCGAAGCGGACGTTCATATAGAAGCAAGCGGCAAAAACTGGACAGCGTTTCCCGGATTTATCGATGTCCATATCCACGGGGCGGCAGGGCATGATGCGATGGATGCAACGCCAGAAGCATTAATTGGCTTAGCGGAAGCTTTGCCGAAAGAAGGCACGACCAGTTTTCTCGCGACCACGATGACACAATCGGATGAGGCCATTTCAGCGGCGTTAGAAAATATCCGTGAGTTTCAAGCTAGTGAAGGGCAGGCAGAGATGCTTGGTGTTCATTTGGAAGGACCGTTTATTTCTGCAGAGCGTGCAGGGGCGCAGCCGATTGAACATATTGTTGAAGCCTCGTATCCGTCATTTCGTGAATGGCAAAAAAAGAGCGGCAACCAGATCCGTTTGGTAACTTTAGCGCCAGAAACCCAAGGTGCCATGGAGTTTATCAAAAAGCTGACGGAGGATAAGGTCGTTGCCTCCATCGGCCATTCCGATGCCACATTCGAAGAAGTACAGGCAGCCGTTCGTTCCGGTGCGAGTCACGTGACGCATCTGTATAACCAAATGAGCCCGTTCCATCACCGCAAGCCGGGTGTTGTGGGAGCGGCGTTAATGGAACAGGGTTTGATGGTCGAACTCATTGCCGATTTCATTCACAGCCATCCTGCGTCCGTCGAAATGGCGTATCGTCAAAAAGGAGCCGAGCGCTTGATGTTGATTACCGATGCCATGCGCGCAAAAGGCTTGCCCCCAGGCGTCTATGATTTAGGCGGACAGGATGTACAAGTGACCAACAAAGACGCACGGCTCGCGGATGGCACGTTAGCTGGCAGCATCTTGACGATGGATAGAGCGATTCAAAATGTCCAATCTATCACCGGCTGCAGCGTCAATGAATTGGTGGCTATGACATCCGCCAATGCGGCAAACGAACTGGGCCTAGCGGATAAAGGCAAGATCCGTGACGGTGCGGATGCGGATATCGCCATTTTGGATGACGACTTGAACGTCCAACTGACCATTTGCAGAGGAACAATCGCCTACAGGAAGGAATGA
- a CDS encoding N-acetylneuraminate synthase family protein produces the protein MNTIINRAKEGKFVLIAEIGVNYYDIAKKLNITVMEAAKLMVKEAKESGIHAVKFQTYKAGTLAAKESPSYWDTSEETTTSQYELFKKFDSFTYENYKELAQYCEDLEIEFLSTAFDIESADYLYDLMNVYKISSSDLNNLPFVEYQAKKGKPILLSVGAANVDEIDQTLATIREYNDQPIILLHCVLEYPTPSNHANLNKIVSLKERYPHVIVGYSDHTKPDIDADIIKTAFNLGAIVVEKHFTLDKTLPGNDHYHAMDPNDARKIVKGIDFIQEIRGSYAINYLETELASRKNARRSLVSVGFIKKGQIIDDDMLTFKRPGTGIPPSDIKNIIGKKAAVNITNDSILKYEMIEKE, from the coding sequence ATGAATACAATTATTAACAGAGCAAAAGAAGGTAAGTTCGTTCTAATAGCTGAAATTGGTGTCAACTATTACGATATAGCTAAAAAATTGAATATCACAGTGATGGAAGCAGCCAAATTAATGGTAAAGGAAGCCAAAGAATCAGGGATTCATGCAGTTAAATTTCAAACATACAAAGCTGGAACTTTAGCCGCCAAAGAATCTCCATCTTATTGGGATACTAGTGAGGAAACAACTACATCACAATATGAATTATTCAAAAAATTTGATAGTTTTACTTATGAAAACTACAAAGAGTTAGCTCAGTACTGCGAAGATTTAGAAATTGAGTTTTTGTCAACCGCATTTGATATAGAATCAGCTGATTACCTTTATGACTTGATGAATGTTTACAAAATATCTTCCTCTGACCTAAACAACTTACCTTTTGTTGAATACCAAGCTAAGAAAGGTAAGCCTATCTTATTATCGGTTGGAGCAGCTAATGTAGATGAAATTGACCAAACACTAGCAACAATTCGAGAATATAATGACCAACCTATAATATTGTTGCATTGTGTACTAGAATATCCAACTCCCTCCAACCATGCGAACCTTAATAAGATAGTCAGTTTGAAGGAAAGGTATCCTCATGTAATTGTTGGATATTCGGATCACACAAAACCAGATATAGATGCAGATATTATTAAAACAGCGTTTAATCTAGGTGCCATTGTAGTAGAAAAACATTTTACTTTAGATAAGACATTACCTGGAAATGATCATTATCATGCCATGGATCCAAACGACGCACGGAAAATTGTTAAGGGTATTGATTTCATTCAAGAAATTAGAGGCTCATATGCTATTAATTATTTAGAAACAGAGTTAGCTTCTAGAAAGAATGCAAGAAGATCTTTAGTCTCTGTGGGCTTCATTAAAAAAGGTCAAATAATTGATGATGATATGCTCACGTTCAAAAGGCCAGGGACCGGTATCCCACCATCAGATATAAAAAATATTATTGGGAAAAAAGCTGCAGTTAACATTACTAATGATTCTATCTTAAAATATGAAATGATAGAGAAAGAATAA
- the nagB gene encoding glucosamine-6-phosphate deaminase: MKLIRVENYEEMSSSAASLVEQQILDNSRSVLGLATGSTPLGLYEQLIRGVRERHISYKQVQTISLDEYRGLSADHPNSYRYFMNDHLFQHIDIQLDNTHIPDGTASPVEDECRRYEALIDRIGPPHLQILGLGTNGHIGFNEPGTAETSVTHCVKLEESTRISNARFFNDLDSVPTHAITMGIQSILKSEQILVLASGKKKAPAVKRFLAGGVSEDFPVSFLWKHPHVTLIVDKEAYSLAAAEKE, encoded by the coding sequence ATGAAACTGATACGAGTCGAAAACTACGAAGAGATGAGCAGCAGCGCGGCAAGTTTAGTGGAACAGCAGATCCTGGACAACAGCCGTTCGGTACTTGGACTTGCCACCGGATCGACACCGCTCGGCCTGTACGAGCAATTGATTCGCGGCGTCCGTGAACGCCATATCTCTTACAAGCAAGTTCAAACGATCAGCTTGGATGAATACCGTGGACTTTCAGCGGATCATCCGAACAGCTACCGCTATTTTATGAATGACCACTTATTCCAGCACATCGACATTCAGCTGGACAACACACATATTCCAGACGGCACAGCTTCTCCGGTAGAAGACGAATGCCGGCGTTATGAGGCCTTGATTGACAGAATCGGCCCGCCGCATCTGCAGATTCTGGGACTCGGGACAAATGGCCATATCGGATTTAATGAACCTGGTACAGCTGAAACGAGTGTGACTCATTGCGTTAAGCTTGAAGAATCGACACGCATCAGCAATGCGCGTTTTTTTAACGACCTGGATAGTGTGCCGACGCATGCCATTACGATGGGCATTCAGTCAATTCTAAAAAGTGAACAAATTCTTGTGCTGGCTTCCGGCAAAAAGAAAGCGCCGGCAGTGAAACGGTTTTTGGCTGGCGGGGTCAGTGAAGATTTTCCGGTGTCGTTTTTATGGAAGCATCCGCATGTTACACTCATAGTAGACAAGGAAGCCTATAGCCTGGCTGCGGCAGAAAAGGAGTGA
- a CDS encoding GntR family transcriptional regulator, producing the protein MLDKQSPIPIYIQIEEQLKQQIQQGDFSVGTSIPSERELSERFAVSRMTVRQSITNLVNDGLLYREKGRGTFVASPKVEQPLNGLTSFTEDMESRGMVPSSKLIGFEILEPESDVAQELQLSHGDQVYFVERIRFADDKPMAIERTFLPVKRFPDLTEESFQGSLYAVIENQQQLKISRATQRMEAGLVKKEDADLLEIQLPAAILIIERISFLEGDLPFEVVRSTYRADRYKFTTEIQR; encoded by the coding sequence GTGCTGGACAAACAATCGCCGATTCCCATTTACATTCAAATAGAAGAACAGCTGAAGCAGCAAATTCAGCAAGGCGACTTTTCCGTCGGCACGTCGATTCCTTCCGAACGCGAACTGTCCGAACGCTTTGCGGTCAGCCGCATGACGGTGCGCCAGTCGATCACCAATTTGGTCAATGACGGCTTGTTGTACCGGGAAAAAGGGCGCGGCACGTTCGTGGCCTCTCCAAAAGTGGAGCAGCCGCTCAATGGCTTGACCAGTTTCACGGAAGACATGGAGTCGCGCGGCATGGTGCCCAGCAGCAAACTGATCGGCTTTGAAATCCTGGAACCGGAATCCGATGTCGCACAAGAGTTGCAGCTGAGCCACGGCGACCAAGTGTATTTTGTTGAGCGCATTCGTTTTGCGGACGACAAGCCAATGGCCATTGAACGCACCTTTTTGCCGGTCAAACGCTTTCCGGATTTGACGGAAGAGTCGTTTCAAGGCTCGTTGTATGCGGTCATCGAGAACCAGCAGCAGCTGAAAATCAGCCGCGCCACACAGCGCATGGAAGCTGGTCTTGTGAAAAAAGAGGATGCCGATTTATTGGAGATTCAACTGCCCGCAGCGATTTTGATAATCGAACGCATCAGCTTTCTAGAAGGCGATTTGCCATTTGAAGTGGTCCGCAGCACATACCGGGCCGACCGTTATAAATTCACGACCGAAATTCAGCGGTAA